One Alkaliphilus sp. B6464 genomic window carries:
- a CDS encoding NAD(P)/FAD-dependent oxidoreductase — translation MQREVAIIGGGAAGMMAAIVASRNGAKVVIYERMNRIGKKLLATGNGRCNLTNVGLSESNLKCIHSSNKKFASSILKRFTVDETINFFEILGIAHKIENDGKVFPMSDQASSVLDVLRYELDKLSIEVICDIEIDKIKQSKQEFILIDSNGVEYKADKVIIATGGMSSPNLGSNGSGYKLAKSLGHNIVNPFPALVQLKLEAPFLKSIKGIKFNGAASVILDGNILRREEGELLFTEYGISGPPILQLSRNAVEALENKQQPIIEIDMFPNFTYEELLNLISLRLSYQYDRPLDFSFIGLINKRLIPMILKVSNIYDLNRTCSEISNKEIEKIVSLLKAWQFDIIGSQSWMHSQVTAGGVSLKEICPNTLQSKIVPGIYFAGELLDVDGDCGGFNLQWAWSSGYVAGNEASM, via the coding sequence ATGCAAAGAGAAGTTGCAATTATCGGTGGAGGCGCTGCTGGTATGATGGCAGCAATAGTAGCTTCAAGAAATGGGGCTAAGGTAGTAATATATGAAAGAATGAATAGAATTGGTAAAAAGTTATTAGCAACAGGCAATGGGAGATGTAATCTTACAAATGTTGGATTAAGCGAAAGTAATCTAAAGTGTATTCATAGCAGTAATAAAAAGTTTGCCAGTAGTATCTTGAAAAGATTCACTGTGGATGAAACTATAAACTTCTTTGAAATCTTAGGAATTGCTCATAAGATTGAGAACGATGGAAAGGTATTTCCTATGTCAGATCAAGCCTCAAGTGTTTTAGATGTATTAAGATATGAGTTAGATAAACTAAGTATAGAAGTAATATGTGATATTGAAATAGATAAAATTAAACAATCAAAACAGGAATTTATTCTTATAGATAGTAATGGAGTAGAATATAAAGCAGATAAAGTTATTATAGCAACCGGAGGAATGTCTAGTCCTAATTTAGGCTCAAATGGTAGTGGCTATAAATTAGCAAAAAGTTTGGGTCATAATATTGTTAATCCTTTTCCGGCTTTAGTGCAATTAAAGTTAGAGGCACCTTTTTTAAAATCTATTAAAGGCATAAAATTTAATGGTGCAGCTTCTGTTATTTTAGATGGTAATATTTTAAGAAGGGAAGAAGGTGAACTATTATTTACTGAATATGGTATTTCAGGTCCTCCGATACTACAGCTTAGCAGGAATGCTGTAGAAGCTCTTGAAAATAAACAACAGCCTATAATTGAAATAGATATGTTTCCTAACTTTACTTATGAAGAACTTTTAAATTTAATAAGTCTTAGATTATCTTATCAGTACGACCGTCCTCTTGATTTTAGCTTTATAGGGCTAATAAATAAAAGGCTTATTCCTATGATTTTAAAGGTATCAAATATTTATGATCTAAATAGAACTTGTTCGGAGATATCTAACAAGGAAATAGAAAAAATTGTTTCTTTATTGAAAGCATGGCAATTTGATATTATAGGATCACAATCTTGGATGCATTCTCAGGTAACTGCTGGTGGTGTATCCTTAAAAGAAATTTGTCCAAATACTCTACAATCAAAGATTGTTCCGGGGATATATTTTGCTGGTGAACTTTTGGATGTAGATGGGGATTGTGGAGGATTTAACTTGCAATGGGCATGGTCTTCCGGCTATGTGGCTGGAAACGAAGCTTCGATGTAA
- a CDS encoding rubrerythrin family protein yields MSVNNAMTADFLRSAYGGESMAHMRYLIWGDVADKEGMPNIGRLFRAIAYAEYAHADNHFRVLDDQKGDYTVPAGAVFGIGTTVENLQGGIDGELHEIEQMYPVYLETARFQNEKGAERAFHYALEAEKIHAKLFQDAQDMARQGKDMDIGTIYVCPICGHTVAEHLPEKCPVCGAKQEMYKDFPA; encoded by the coding sequence ATGTCAGTAAATAATGCAATGACTGCAGATTTCTTGCGCTCTGCCTACGGTGGAGAAAGTATGGCCCATATGAGATATTTAATTTGGGGCGATGTAGCAGATAAGGAAGGTATGCCTAATATTGGTAGACTTTTTAGGGCGATTGCATATGCCGAATATGCTCATGCGGACAATCATTTTAGAGTATTGGACGATCAAAAAGGCGATTATACAGTACCAGCTGGAGCTGTATTTGGTATAGGTACAACAGTAGAAAATTTGCAAGGTGGAATCGATGGAGAGCTTCATGAAATTGAACAAATGTATCCAGTATATTTAGAAACAGCGCGTTTTCAAAATGAAAAAGGAGCTGAAAGAGCATTTCATTATGCCTTAGAAGCAGAAAAGATCCATGCAAAGTTATTTCAAGATGCTCAAGACATGGCAAGACAGGGTAAGGATATGGATATCGGAACCATTTATGTTTGTCCTATTTGTGGACATACTGTAGCTGAGCATCTACCAGAAAAATGTCCAGTTTGTGGCGCTAAACAGGAAATGTATAAGGATTTTCCAGCTTAA
- a CDS encoding pyridoxamine 5'-phosphate oxidase family protein, producing MIKLNTHGREMSPMELRDHIISFLKEHKSGSLATYLDGRPRCSPIQYFVGNEMDIYILSAGGDKFKAIEENPDVCLLVNTEYINFRKIKGVQVFGKATTSIENRTLFEEALKYSPDPHLIEMNRESLKVIKIVPHEVVYLDSLEDGDRTKQILEHNRVTLKEDELTPVH from the coding sequence ATGATAAAGTTGAACACGCATGGTAGAGAAATGTCCCCAATGGAGCTGAGAGACCATATTATTTCTTTTTTAAAAGAACATAAAAGTGGCTCACTGGCAACTTATCTAGATGGGCGCCCAAGATGTAGTCCAATACAATATTTTGTTGGTAATGAAATGGACATTTACATATTGTCTGCTGGAGGCGACAAATTTAAAGCAATTGAAGAGAATCCTGATGTTTGTCTTCTAGTTAATACAGAATATATTAACTTTAGAAAAATTAAAGGAGTTCAAGTGTTTGGAAAAGCTACTACTAGTATTGAAAATAGAACTCTTTTTGAAGAAGCTTTAAAATATTCTCCAGATCCTCATTTAATTGAAATGAATAGGGAATCTTTAAAGGTAATTAAAATTGTACCACATGAGGTAGTATATCTAGACTCTCTAGAAGATGGAGATAGAACAAAGCAAATATTAGAACATAATCGTGTAACTCTTAAAGAGGACGAACTGACACCAGTTCATTAA